Proteins co-encoded in one Columba livia isolate bColLiv1 breed racing homer chromosome 14, bColLiv1.pat.W.v2, whole genome shotgun sequence genomic window:
- the LOC102083730 gene encoding protocadherin beta-16-like, which produces MLGTTEYGRWLFWRLMACGRRSRGRKRQVILFILCVCVCQSGAETLRYSLAEEMERDSFVANISKDLGVSPSQLAARKARVVSEGNEQLFRLNQNTGVLTAKESLDREEICPQSDTCTLFFKVFFENPLQLIRGEVEVRDVNDNSPVFPQKEMVLEILETASPGSRFPLESAQDKDVGSNGLQNYSLGSNSRFSLALGTGKGGAKYAELVLERQLDREEQRELNLLLTATDGGSPPRSGTAQVRIVVLDANDNNPVFGREVYEVRLAENSPPGQLVLRVAAADPDEGSYGKVRYTFTQTPERSRQLFELNPDTGEIRVAGNLDFEEAKSHEMVVRATDGGGLSAHCKVQVEVLDVNDNAPEIALTSLTASIPEDAPPRTVVALFSVRDRDSGDNGRTECTIDGDLPFSLTPTFDNYYELRTNAAVDRERTAEYNITVTAMDWGMMRLSSRESVFVQISDVNDNPPEFTQEIYTMSVTENNSPMLRIGSVNATDADTGKNAQVRYTLVQQEGKEQPEVSVNSENGDVYILRQLDYEEVRAFEVAVRAADSGSPPLSAQALLRVIVRDENDNAPVVLYPSPDNRAAAGELVPLWAPTGYLVAKVVAVDADAGQNAWLSYELAKATEPALFRVGLHSGEVRTARPVAERDTPRQRLVVLVRDRGQPPRSATVTLGIVLVDGFSEAHLRVSEEAPAAEPDGPLTLYLIASLACVSALFLATAVATVVAKVRQARRSEAETLPTFPQAATESDAGSLPRYVYDVCFAAGTVNSEFRFLRPLFPCFPAGLPPGPGEQRSSVCSQEAANLGAEGDWATQGGTPLSEDTVRRAAEAACTADRGMELNVSSGQNPWLTHQ; this is translated from the coding sequence ATGCTGGGGACCACGGAGTACGGCAGATGGCTTTTCTGGAGACTAATGGCGTGTGGGAGACGGAGCAGAGGCAGAAAGAGGCAAGTGATCTTGTTTATTCTCTGCGTTTGCGTGTGTCAGAGCGGGGCCGAAACCCTCCGCTATTCTCTGGCGGAGGAAATGGAGAGGGACTCGTTTGTGGCCAATATTTCAAAGGACCTGGGGGTTTCTCCGAGCCAGCTCGCAGCTCGCAAGGCCCGCGTTGTGTCGGAGGGGAACGAGCAGCTTTTCCGCCTCAATCAAAACACCGGAGTTCTGACGGCCAAGGAGTCGCTGGACCGAGAGGAGATCTGTCCGCAGAGCGATACTTGCACGCTGTTCTTTAAGGTATTCTTTGAAAATCCGTTGCAGCTGATCCGAGGGGAGGTGGAGGTTCGTGACGTGAACGACAACTCCCCCGTGTTCCCGCAGAAGGAGATGGTTTTAGAGATTCTGGAAACGGCATCTCCTGGGTCCCGTTTCCCTCTGGAAAGCGCCCAGGACAAGGACGTGGGCAGCAACGGCTTGCAAAACTACAGCCTTGGGTCAAATTCGCGTTTCTCCCTTGCTCTTGGAACAGGGAAAGGTGGAGCAAAATACGCGGAGCTCGTCCTAGAGCGGCAGCTGGACCGCGAAGAGCAGCGAGAGCTGAATTTACTCCTCACCGCCACCGATGGAGGGTCGCCACCCAGGTCGGGCACGGCTCAGGTCCGCATCGTGGTGCTGGATGCCAATGACAACAACCCGGTCTTTGGTCGGGAGGTCTACGAGGTTCGCCTGGCTGAGAACAGCCCCCCGGGGCAGCTGGTGCTCCGAGTCGCGGCCGCGGATCCCGACGAAGGTTCCTACGGGAAAGTGCGCTACACCTTCACTCAGACACCGGAGCGGTCCCGGCAGCTCTTCGAGCTGAACCCGGACACCGGGGAGATACGGGTCGCAGGCAACCTGGACTTCGAGGAAGCGAAAAGCCATGAGATGGTGGTGAGAGCCACCGACGGCGGGGGGCTGTCTGCGCATTGTAAAGTGCAGGTGGAAGTCCTAGACGTGAACGACAACGCCCCGGAGATAGCGCTCACCTCCCTCACCGCCTCAATTCCGGAGGACGCCCCTCCCCGCACCGTGGTGGCTCTGTTCAGTGTGCGGGACCGGGACTCCGGAGACAACGGCAGAACGGAGTGCACAATCGACGGGGACTTGCCTTTCAGCCTCACCCCCACTTTTGATAATTACTACGAGCTGAGGACAAATGCCGCTGTGGACAGGGAGAGGACGGCAGAGTATAACATCACCGTCACAGCCATGGACTGGGGCATGATGCGGCTGAGCTCTCGGGAAAGCGTATTCGTACAGATATCCGACGTGAACGACAATCCCCCAGAGTTCACCCAGGAGATTTACACCATGTCGGTCACGGAGAACAACAGCCCCATGCTCCGAATCGGCAGCGTGAACGCTACGGATGCCGATACGGGAAAAAACGCCCAAGTGAGATACACGCTGGTGCAGCAGGAGGGCAAGGAACAGCCCGAAGTGTCGGTCAACTCTGAAAACGGGGACGTTTACATTCTCCGCCAGCTGGACTATGAGGAGGTGCGCGCCTTCGAGGTGGCGGTGCGAGCTGCCGATAGTGGCTCCCCGCCGCTCAGCGCCCAGGCACTGCTGCGCGTGATAGTGCGGGACGAGAACGATAACGCGCCCGTCGTGCTGTACCCGTCCCCTGACAACAGAGCGGCGGCTGGCGAGCTGGTGCCGCTCTGGGCACCGACGGGCTACCTGGTGGCCAAGGTGGTGGCGGTGGACGCGGACGCGGGGCAGAACGCGTGGCTGTCGTATGAGCTAGCTAAGGCGACCGAGCCGGCGTTGTTCCGCGTGGGGCTGCACAGCGGCGAGGTGCGCACGGCGCGACCAGTGGCAGAACGCGATACGCCCCGGCAGAGGCTCGTTGTGCTGGTGCGAGACCGCGGGCAGCCGCCGCGCTCTGCCACTGTCACTCTCGGCATCGTCCTAGTGGACGGCTTCTCCGAAGCGCATTTGCGGGTGAGCGAGGAGGCGCCGGCCGCCGAGCCCGACGGGCCGTTGACCTTGTACCTCATCGCCTCCCTGGCCTGTGTGTCGGCGCTGTTCCTGGCCACCGCGGTGGCCACCGTGGTGGCGAAAGTGCGGCAGGCCAGGCGGAGCGAGGCGGAGACCTTGCCCACATTCCCCCAGGCTGCCACGGAGAGCGACGCGGGCTCCCTGCCCCGCTACGTGTACGACGTCTGCTTCGCCGCCGGGACCGTCAACAGCGAGTTTCGATTCCTCaggcccctctttccctgcttcCCCGCCGGGCTGCCCCCCGGCCCGGGTGAACAGCGGAGCTCGGTGTGCTCGCAAGAGGCGGCCAACCTCGGGGCAGAAGGCGACTGGGCTACACAG